In one window of Falco cherrug isolate bFalChe1 chromosome 10, bFalChe1.pri, whole genome shotgun sequence DNA:
- the EDEM2 gene encoding LOW QUALITY PROTEIN: ER degradation-enhancing alpha-mannosidase-like protein 2 (The sequence of the model RefSeq protein was modified relative to this genomic sequence to represent the inferred CDS: deleted 1 base in 1 codon) — MLRSLGCWLCLWALRLPAPPAGTGAAARELDVASYRERVRAMFYHAYEHYLESAFPYDELRPLTCDGQDTWGSFSLTLIDALDTLLILGNVSEFQRVVNVLQEGVDFDIDVNASVFETNIRVVGGLLSAHLLSKKAGVEVEVGWPCSGPLLRMAEEAARKLLPAFQTPTGMPYGTVNLLHGVNPGETPVTCTAGIGTFIVEFATLSHLTGDPVFEDVARKALKALWKNRSDIGLVGNHIDVITAKWVAQDAGIGAGVDSYFEYLVKGAILLQDKELMSMFLEYNKAIKNYTKFDDWYLWVQMYKGTVSMPVFQSLEAYWPGLQSLIGDVDNAMRTFLNYYTVWKQFGGLPELYNIPQGYTVDKREGYPLRPELIESAMYLYRATRDPTLLELGRDAVESIEKISKVDCGFATIKDLRDHRLDNRMESFFLAETVKYLYLLFDPDNFIHNDGSVFDVVITPYGECVLNAGGYIFNTEAHPIDPAALHCCRKRKEEQWEVEDLMREFYSMKKNKKLTLKRASDHGEGESAKDPEDASLEKGVEKRNSGKSSHSLLSCPSQSFNSKLAVLGQVFLDNT; from the exons ATGCTGCGCTCGCTCGGCTGCTGGCTGTGTCTGTGGGCATTGCGGCTCCCGGCACCGCCGGCAGGCACCGGCGCGGCCGCCCGGGAGCTGGACGTCGCTTCCTACCG GGAGCGGGTGCGCGCCATGTTCTACCATGCCTACGAGCACTACCTGGAGAGCGCCTTCCCCTACGACGAGCTGCGGCCGCTGACCTGTGACGGGCAGGACACCTGGGGCAG CTTCTCCCTGACGCTGATCGACGCCCTGGACACGCTGCTG ATCTTGGGAAATGTGTCTGAGTTTCAGCGAGTGGTCaatgtgctgcaggagggggtGGATTTTGACATTGATGTCAATGCATCTGTCTTTGAAACTAATATTCGAG TGGTGGGTGGTCTCCTCTCTGCTCACTTGCTATCAAAGAAGGCTGGCGTTGAAGTAGAAGTGGGCTGGCCCTGCTCTGGACCTCTC CTGAGGATGGCAGAGGAAGCAGCTCGCAAACTCCTGCCAG cttttcagaCCCCAACTGGGATGCCATATGGAACAGTGAACTTGCTGCATGGAGTAAACCCTGGGGAGACTCCTGTTACCTGTACTGCTGGAATTGGCACATTCATAGTGGAATTTGCTACTTTAAGCCACCTTACTGGTGACCCTGTGTTTGAGGATGTTGCCAGGAAGGCTTTGAAGGCACTGTGGAAAAATCGCTCAGATATTGGGCTG GTTGGTAACCACATTGATGTGATAACTGCCAAGTGGGTGGCCCAAGATGCTGGCATTGGGGCAGGAGTGGACTCCTACTTTGAATACCTTGTTAAAGGAGCCATTCTCCTGCAGGACAAGGAGCTGATGTCCATGTTTCTAG AATATAACAAAGCTATCAAAAATTACACAAAGTTTGATGACTGGTATCTCTGGGTTCAGATGTACAAAGGAACAGTGTCCATGCCTGTTTTTCAGTCCCTGGAGGCCTACTGGCCAGGCCTACAG AGCCTAATTGGGGATGTAGATAATGCCATGCGAACCTTCCTCAACTATTACACTGTCTGGAAGCAGTTTGGTGGGCTGCCTGAGTTGTACAACATTCCCCAGGGCTATACAGTGGACAAGAGAGAAGGATATCCACTCAGGCCGG agcTGATTGAGAGTGCAATGTATCTGTACCGTGCGACAAGAGATCCCACGCTCTTAGAACTGGGAAGAGACGCAGTGGAGTCAATAGAGAAGATCAGCAAGGTGGACTGTGGATTTGCAACT ATCAAAGACTTGAGAGATCACAGACTGGATAATCGCATGGAATCCTTCTTTTTGGCTGAAACAGTGAAATACTTGTACCTGCTGTTTGACCCAGACAACTTCATTCACAATGATGGATCGGTCTTTGATGTGGTGATTACACCATACGGGGAATGCGTCTTGAATGCTGGAGGATACATCTTCAACACTGAAGCTCATCCTATAGACCCTGCTGCACTGCACTGCTGTAGAAAGCGTAAGGAAGAGCAGTGGGAGGTGGAAGACTTGATGCGGGAATTTTActcaatgaagaaaaacaagaaattaactttaaaaagagcTTCGGACCATGGTGAAGGGGAAAGTGCAAAAGACCCTGAAGATGCCTCTTTGGAGAAAGGTGTAGAGAAAAGAAACTCTGGGAAAAGCTCACACTCCCTTCTGAGTTGCCCCAGTCAATCTTTTAACTCTAAGCTTGCAGTACTGGGACAGGTCTTCCTAGATAACACCTGA